A stretch of Chitinophaga caeni DNA encodes these proteins:
- a CDS encoding alpha/beta fold hydrolase, with translation MKQHGYAPVNGIEMYYEIHGSGRPIVLIHGGGSTLDSSFGRIIPELSASRQVIAMDMQAHGRTADRDTALSFEQDAADIEALLKFLEIDRADFLGFSNGAQTLTALALKNPSIIRKMILASTFLNRDTVPPGFWDGFDQVTLDAMPRAMQDAFLEVNNDPGALQNMFNRDVERMAHFVGWPDEKVRTIEIPSLVITGNYDVVPVEIAVRIYRTLPNAQLAVFPGGHGTYIGTLESIKGKELPKANALGVIAAFLDEEAD, from the coding sequence ATGAAACAACATGGTTATGCCCCGGTAAACGGCATTGAAATGTATTATGAAATTCATGGCTCAGGCAGGCCCATAGTATTAATTCATGGCGGTGGTTCCACGTTAGATTCGAGCTTTGGCCGGATAATACCGGAACTGTCTGCCAGTAGGCAAGTTATCGCGATGGATATGCAAGCACATGGCAGAACTGCCGACCGGGATACTGCCTTGAGTTTCGAACAGGATGCTGCGGATATTGAAGCGCTTTTGAAATTCTTGGAAATCGATCGCGCTGATTTTCTCGGTTTTAGTAACGGCGCTCAGACCTTGACAGCTTTAGCGCTTAAGAACCCCTCCATCATCAGGAAAATGATCCTGGCATCAACATTTTTAAACAGGGATACGGTACCACCCGGCTTCTGGGACGGTTTCGACCAGGTTACTTTAGATGCAATGCCCCGGGCAATGCAAGATGCCTTCCTGGAAGTTAATAATGACCCCGGTGCATTGCAAAATATGTTTAACAGGGATGTTGAAAGGATGGCGCATTTCGTGGGTTGGCCAGATGAAAAAGTGCGTACAATCGAAATACCCAGCCTTGTTATTACCGGGAATTATGATGTAGTTCCTGTAGAGATTGCCGTAAGGATATACCGTACCTTGCCAAATGCACAGTTGGCAGTATTTCCGGGCGGGCACGGCACATATATCGGTACCCTTGAGTCGATCAAGGGAAAGGAATTACCGAAAGCTAACGCCCTGGGTGTAATTGCCGCCTTCCTTGATGAAGAAGCCGATTAA
- a CDS encoding helix-turn-helix domain-containing protein — MNAPIVSIQRHKVEVSRAGNMRMENFSIRQELRPYIKKILVLQSSDGSNNRVLPTTGISLALNLEGAVAEMNENGSTDFPGMAISGLRNSARIMQYSKSSGILLVIFEELGAGIFINIPLHELFGEVLAFDQVFPKALTREIEDHFYNLGTVAAKVSWLQDYLVKQIKGHQPDLLVAEAIRLMNIPGQNTRVKEILPSLNISRDAFEKRFRKVTGASPKQFSTIKRLHRVIALQGQVASLTELAYEAGYFDQAHFIHDFKKYTGKAPAEFFMQKDWW; from the coding sequence ATGAACGCTCCCATAGTATCGATTCAACGACATAAGGTAGAAGTTAGCCGCGCGGGAAACATGAGGATGGAGAATTTTTCTATCCGGCAAGAATTGCGTCCATATATCAAGAAAATTTTGGTGCTGCAAAGCTCGGATGGATCAAATAACCGGGTGTTACCGACTACTGGGATTTCGCTCGCGCTAAACCTGGAAGGGGCCGTTGCAGAAATGAACGAAAACGGTAGTACCGATTTTCCAGGTATGGCGATCTCGGGGTTGAGAAATTCTGCCCGGATCATGCAATATTCCAAATCCTCCGGCATCTTGTTGGTCATCTTTGAAGAGCTGGGCGCCGGAATATTTATCAATATACCATTACATGAATTATTCGGTGAAGTATTGGCATTCGACCAGGTATTTCCGAAAGCACTTACCCGGGAAATAGAAGATCATTTTTATAATCTCGGTACGGTGGCGGCGAAAGTTTCCTGGCTCCAGGATTACCTAGTAAAGCAAATTAAGGGGCATCAGCCCGATCTGCTGGTAGCCGAAGCAATCCGGTTAATGAACATACCGGGGCAAAATACCCGGGTAAAGGAAATATTACCCAGCCTGAACATCAGCCGTGACGCCTTCGAAAAGCGTTTCCGTAAAGTTACGGGCGCCAGTCCGAAACAGTTCTCGACCATCAAGCGTTTACACCGGGTAATTGCTTTGCAAGGACAGGTTGCATCATTGACAGAACTGGCTTACGAGGCCGGTTATTTTGATCAAGCACATTTTATCCACGATTTCAAAAAGTACACGGGGAAGGCGCCGGCAGAATTTTTCATGCAGAAAGATTGGTGGTAA
- a CDS encoding response regulator transcription factor, which yields MKILIIEDETELGKSILDYLEEEKYTCELAYDYRSALDKIGSFDYDCILLDITLPGGSGLNILKELKRDRKDDGVIIISAKNSLDDKIAGLQLGADDYLAKPFHLSELGARVAAVIRRRQFSGSNQLAFNELVIDTMAKTVKVNEQLVELTRKEYGLLLYLVANQNRVVSKNAIAENLAGEEVDAFDNYDFIYAHIKNLKRKLTAAGCEDYIKSIYGMGYKFSAS from the coding sequence ATGAAAATTTTGATCATAGAAGATGAAACAGAGCTGGGAAAAAGTATCTTGGATTACTTGGAAGAAGAAAAGTATACTTGCGAATTGGCATACGATTACCGTTCCGCCTTGGACAAAATCGGTTCTTTCGACTATGATTGTATCTTGTTAGACATCACCTTGCCGGGTGGAAGCGGCTTGAATATATTGAAGGAATTGAAAAGGGATCGTAAAGACGATGGCGTGATCATTATCTCTGCTAAAAACTCCCTGGATGATAAAATTGCCGGTTTGCAATTAGGCGCCGATGATTACCTGGCCAAACCGTTTCATCTTTCGGAGTTGGGCGCCCGCGTGGCAGCAGTGATCCGGAGAAGGCAGTTTTCCGGTAGTAATCAACTGGCGTTTAATGAATTAGTGATCGATACGATGGCTAAAACGGTAAAAGTAAATGAACAGTTGGTAGAGCTTACCCGCAAAGAATACGGTTTACTGTTGTACCTGGTAGCTAACCAGAACAGGGTCGTATCAAAAAACGCGATCGCGGAGAACTTAGCCGGGGAAGAAGTGGATGCATTTGATAATTATGATTTTATTTATGCGCATATAAAGAATTTAAAAAGAAAGTTAACAGCGGCTGGTTGTGAAGATTATATTAAGTCGATATACGGAATGGGTTATAAGTTTTCAGCTTCATGA
- a CDS encoding sensor histidine kinase, producing the protein MRLLQKASRQYFVYSIIIILLTIPIFYFTIMGIVKEDMEEELRATRAQVASKLEQLAPGDKVNFWIPNLEIIEIGPAPLKDSLYTIHIIDTLTRENVPYRVLATNVIAKGRYFNLHIRTSLVDYNFLIQGILIVLTILLVLLFIGLQWINWRLNRRLWKPFYNTLESVKRYNIEDHTKLHLPTTGIKEMDDLNHNLRQLTERNYQSYTSQKEFAENAAHELQTPLAIIQGKLELLMQTSPLTERQAVLIDESADAVRRMVRLNKSLVLLTKIDNNLFTQVEEVPCNQIVDQFMDQYREQLAKKHLHLTIRHTGNLNVIANKALIEILINNLIVNAIRHSTENGILETTVSADAIQVKNSGNAPLDIQRLLGRFQKVNQDAKSTGLGLEIVSKICHLYHFNLSYEFVEGYHIFSIMMLQ; encoded by the coding sequence ATGAGGTTATTACAAAAAGCAAGTAGGCAATATTTTGTCTATTCTATCATCATAATTTTACTCACGATACCCATCTTCTACTTTACCATCATGGGTATCGTTAAAGAAGATATGGAAGAAGAACTGCGTGCCACGAGAGCGCAGGTAGCAAGTAAATTAGAACAACTAGCCCCCGGCGATAAAGTAAATTTCTGGATTCCGAACTTGGAGATTATAGAAATAGGGCCCGCACCGCTAAAAGATTCCCTTTATACAATTCATATCATCGATACCCTGACCAGGGAAAATGTGCCTTACCGGGTATTAGCAACGAACGTAATAGCCAAGGGCAGGTATTTTAACCTGCACATCCGTACTTCGCTCGTGGATTATAATTTCTTGATACAAGGGATATTGATCGTGCTTACTATTCTACTGGTACTACTTTTTATCGGATTGCAATGGATTAATTGGCGCTTGAACCGGCGACTTTGGAAACCGTTTTATAATACGTTGGAATCTGTAAAAAGGTACAATATTGAAGATCACACCAAGCTGCATCTCCCTACCACAGGGATTAAGGAAATGGATGATCTGAATCATAACTTGCGGCAATTAACAGAGCGGAATTACCAATCTTATACCAGCCAAAAAGAGTTCGCTGAGAATGCTGCTCATGAACTGCAAACCCCGCTGGCCATCATTCAAGGGAAGCTGGAATTGCTGATGCAAACCTCCCCGCTAACCGAACGGCAAGCCGTTTTGATTGATGAATCTGCCGATGCCGTCAGGAGGATGGTAAGGTTAAATAAGTCGCTGGTTTTACTGACCAAAATCGACAATAACTTATTTACGCAAGTAGAAGAAGTGCCCTGTAACCAGATCGTTGATCAATTTATGGATCAATACCGGGAGCAGTTGGCCAAGAAACACTTGCATCTAACGATCCGGCATACCGGTAATTTGAACGTGATAGCCAATAAGGCGCTGATCGAAATATTAATTAATAACCTTATCGTTAATGCGATCAGGCACAGCACGGAGAACGGCATACTGGAAACCACCGTTAGCGCGGATGCCATCCAGGTGAAAAATTCCGGGAATGCCCCCTTAGACATACAACGTTTGTTGGGCAGGTTCCAAAAGGTAAACCAAGATGCCAAGAGTACGGGCTTAGGTTTAGAGATAGTTTCCAAGATCTGCCACCTGTACCATTTTAACCTTTCTTACGAATTTGTTGAAGGCTACCATATATTTTCTATCATGATGTTACAGTAG
- a CDS encoding LTA synthase family protein has protein sequence MKSLLRSNTFKILTRFIIYFLLVSFLIRAGLLLISLPKIDLSFLGVVKIFLTGAMFDFGVALFFSIPYTVYLLLLPTKWSNSLFNKIVTYSGFFLVILITMFSFFAEITFWDEFQSRFNFIAVDYLVYTYEVIHNINESYPLPLLIGGMIILSMLVVYIFIKRSYFKESFNGDLGFGKKALMFLVTISISLVYIFSVNNSFAESGKNRFADELSKAGIYSFFAAFKNNELNFDKFYRLIDNQEAFKIVRNELADSNTTFVDTENSIRRHIQSNGTELHPNVIMITIESFSAGFMSHYGNRENITPVMDSLWEHSLRFNNLYATGTRTVRGMEALTLSVPPTPGNSIVRRPRNGHLSTVGSIFKSKGYETHFFYGGDGYFDNMNQYFGSNGYSVTDRGRNLTSWDNFDAPRYIIPDSAVQFENAWGICDEDLYKAVERGADSSYSQSKPFYFFVMTTSNHRPYTYPPGRIDIPSGSGRKGAVRYTDYAIGKFLQDISKKPWFQNTIVILVADHCASSAGKDVIDVAKYHIPAMVVNSGIAPLSIDKLCSQIDIYPTLFSLLHWSYESNIYGKDVLSPGYQERAFLGTYQTLGYLKRDSLVLLAPQQNVDSYLYDYNTNQQKEYKPSPALIQEAIANYQTAYFLYKNGGLKSNI, from the coding sequence ATGAAATCGTTGTTGCGGAGCAATACTTTTAAGATATTAACAAGGTTTATTATCTATTTTTTACTCGTATCGTTTCTAATCAGGGCCGGCCTGTTATTGATAAGTTTACCGAAAATCGACCTTTCATTTTTAGGAGTAGTCAAAATATTCTTGACCGGCGCAATGTTCGACTTCGGTGTTGCTTTGTTTTTTTCTATACCGTACACGGTTTACCTGCTTTTGCTTCCGACGAAATGGAGTAATTCCCTTTTCAATAAAATCGTAACTTATTCGGGCTTTTTCCTGGTGATCTTAATTACGATGTTTTCTTTTTTCGCGGAGATTACTTTCTGGGATGAGTTTCAAAGCAGGTTTAATTTTATCGCGGTCGATTACCTGGTATACACTTACGAAGTTATCCATAATATCAATGAATCTTACCCTTTACCTTTACTGATCGGCGGAATGATTATCCTGAGTATGCTGGTGGTATACATCTTTATAAAAAGATCTTATTTCAAGGAGAGTTTTAACGGTGATCTCGGCTTCGGTAAGAAAGCTTTGATGTTCCTTGTAACGATAAGCATCAGTTTGGTTTATATTTTTAGTGTGAATAACAGTTTTGCTGAATCCGGGAAAAATAGATTCGCAGATGAATTGTCTAAAGCGGGCATATATTCTTTCTTTGCCGCATTCAAAAACAATGAACTTAATTTTGATAAATTTTACCGGCTGATTGATAACCAGGAAGCATTCAAAATTGTAAGGAATGAACTCGCTGACTCTAATACAACTTTTGTTGATACCGAAAATTCCATCCGACGCCATATCCAGTCAAATGGCACCGAACTGCATCCTAATGTCATTATGATTACCATTGAAAGCTTCAGCGCTGGTTTTATGTCGCATTATGGCAACCGTGAGAATATCACGCCCGTAATGGATTCTCTCTGGGAACACAGCCTACGGTTTAATAATTTATATGCCACCGGCACGCGGACCGTTCGGGGAATGGAAGCCCTGACTTTAAGCGTTCCCCCTACACCGGGTAACAGTATCGTGCGCAGACCCCGCAATGGTCACCTCAGTACAGTAGGAAGTATCTTCAAAAGCAAGGGGTACGAAACACATTTTTTCTACGGTGGAGATGGTTATTTCGATAATATGAATCAATATTTCGGTAGTAATGGGTATTCCGTAACCGACCGTGGACGCAATCTTACCTCATGGGATAATTTTGATGCGCCGAGGTATATAATCCCGGACAGCGCGGTGCAGTTTGAAAATGCCTGGGGGATTTGTGATGAAGATTTGTACAAAGCCGTGGAGAGGGGCGCCGATAGCAGCTATTCCCAATCCAAGCCTTTTTATTTTTTCGTGATGACGACTTCCAATCACCGCCCTTATACTTATCCCCCCGGTAGGATTGATATCCCTTCCGGATCGGGTAGGAAAGGAGCGGTACGTTATACGGATTATGCAATTGGTAAATTCTTACAGGATATTAGTAAGAAACCATGGTTCCAGAATACCATCGTAATTTTAGTTGCCGACCATTGTGCCAGCAGCGCTGGTAAAGATGTAATCGATGTTGCTAAATACCACATTCCGGCCATGGTAGTGAACTCCGGTATAGCGCCCTTGTCTATCGACAAGCTATGTTCACAAATTGACATTTACCCTACTTTATTTTCTTTGCTGCATTGGAGTTACGAAAGTAATATTTACGGTAAAGATGTATTATCGCCGGGCTATCAAGAGCGCGCATTCCTAGGCACTTACCAAACATTGGGATATTTAAAACGGGATTCGTTGGTATTACTGGCGCCGCAACAAAATGTTGATTCCTATCTATACGATTATAATACCAACCAACAAAAGGAATACAAACCTTCCCCGGCCTTAATCCAGGAGGCCATCGCCAATTACCAAACCGCTTATTTTTTATATAAAAACGGTGGTTTGAAATCGAATATATGA
- a CDS encoding PorP/SprF family type IX secretion system membrane protein, with the protein MTVTFTPIRIFTGLLCLILFSDLRVTGQQNVQFSQYIFNMLSVNPAYAGYKEDVYANAFYRKQWVDFPGGPQTGGLSVDGSLNASRDQRVGLGLQVMYDKLGPQDATSIYGMYAYRIPLNEDGDKRLCFGVGAGVTQYGIDGAALVYNDENDPSIPLGRASQWVPDARFGVYFYSSRFYVGASVMDLFSLYSDASRYYWSGYEYKTIRKTQHLYVNAGAMFELSEHVKLKPSFLIKEDFKGPTNLDLNAMLLIVDRLWIGGSYRTGVKIWNKPALDKNLEQVDAASAIVQFNITKQVRLGYAYDLTISKLSSAQSGSHEISIGYLFSGKRPRVNSPRYF; encoded by the coding sequence ATGACGGTGACCTTTACACCTATTCGAATTTTTACCGGACTGTTATGTTTAATCTTGTTCTCCGATCTTAGGGTGACAGGGCAACAGAATGTACAGTTTAGTCAATACATCTTCAACATGCTCAGCGTGAACCCCGCGTATGCCGGTTATAAGGAAGATGTTTACGCAAATGCTTTTTACAGGAAGCAATGGGTGGATTTCCCCGGTGGCCCTCAAACCGGTGGTTTGTCGGTTGACGGCTCCTTAAATGCCAGCCGGGATCAGCGTGTAGGCTTGGGCTTACAGGTAATGTACGATAAGTTGGGCCCGCAGGATGCTACTTCTATTTACGGTATGTATGCTTACCGTATCCCTTTAAATGAAGATGGAGATAAACGTTTATGCTTCGGGGTTGGCGCCGGTGTTACCCAATATGGTATTGATGGCGCTGCCTTGGTTTATAATGATGAAAATGATCCCTCGATCCCCTTGGGACGGGCTTCGCAATGGGTTCCCGATGCCCGTTTCGGCGTATATTTTTATAGTTCCCGCTTTTATGTCGGGGCTTCGGTGATGGATTTGTTTTCGTTGTATTCTGATGCTTCCCGTTACTACTGGAGCGGTTATGAATATAAAACAATCCGGAAAACACAACATTTATATGTAAATGCCGGAGCGATGTTCGAATTATCGGAACATGTTAAACTGAAACCATCTTTTTTAATTAAGGAAGACTTTAAAGGGCCTACTAACCTTGACCTGAACGCAATGTTACTAATAGTGGATAGGCTTTGGATAGGCGGCTCATACCGTACCGGCGTAAAGATATGGAATAAGCCGGCGCTGGATAAGAACTTGGAACAGGTAGATGCGGCCAGCGCCATCGTCCAGTTCAATATCACGAAGCAGGTTAGGTTAGGCTATGCTTACGATTTAACGATCAGTAAGCTATCTTCTGCGCAAAGTGGTTCGCATGAAATTTCTATCGGCTATTTGTTTTCCGGCAAAAGGCCGAGGGTAAATAGTCCCCGGTATTTTTAA
- a CDS encoding tetratricopeptide repeat protein has translation MRKYFSIVFLFFTVFSVNAQEQQSLDQQADILYNNYDYARAASIYERLVKRKRVRDITWVRLADCYRQMNHYSQAADIYAKLIARPGAQPDWKLYYGDMLMSLGKYDEAKEAFQQYANGGNGGGKVQHRLEGCDLAPAWIAQPTIAQIQPVNGLNSSSSDWAATFYPGGIIFMTDTLLKKQLNPNSNYNKNRYGRTNNSYYKLYYAEHQDNKDLKAWDFSSTFNQYKYHVGPIVFNKDFNAAYFTLTNPVKSKHIAREKEGEKPSIVYGYRRLELYYTEKDSSSGIWKQPVPFPYNNPGAYSLGQAAFSGDGQTIYFTSDMPGGQGGTDIWYSTRQPDGTWSQPVNCGATINTPEDEAFPTISGNNLYFSSKGWSGMGGYDIFRSTGFKTNWSSPENLKYPTNSPADDFYYNVNQNGFTYFASNRAGGMGSDDIYALATPTVIETIPRKPIITLIGTVCPSIPGACIYIYNKQRQVGWCFIGHPNREIVLTLEPDTDYEIRVTMPGGPTHYTEFTTRGEEPNAIIRKAICIE, from the coding sequence ATGAGAAAATATTTTAGCATAGTATTCCTTTTCTTTACCGTGTTTTCCGTCAATGCACAGGAACAGCAATCCTTGGATCAACAAGCCGATATCCTGTATAATAATTACGATTACGCCCGGGCGGCTTCCATCTATGAACGCTTGGTAAAAAGAAAACGTGTGAGGGATATTACCTGGGTGCGCTTGGCTGATTGTTACAGGCAGATGAACCATTACAGTCAAGCGGCGGATATTTACGCTAAATTGATTGCCCGCCCTGGTGCCCAACCCGATTGGAAACTATATTACGGTGATATGCTGATGTCCCTGGGAAAATATGATGAGGCGAAAGAGGCTTTCCAACAATATGCAAACGGTGGGAATGGCGGGGGTAAAGTTCAACATAGGCTAGAAGGTTGCGATCTTGCCCCGGCTTGGATTGCACAACCAACTATAGCGCAAATACAACCGGTTAATGGTCTTAATTCCAGCAGCTCCGATTGGGCCGCCACTTTTTATCCAGGTGGTATCATCTTTATGACTGATACCTTGCTGAAAAAACAACTAAATCCCAATAGTAACTATAATAAAAACCGTTATGGTCGCACTAACAACAGCTATTACAAACTTTATTACGCCGAACATCAGGATAATAAGGACCTGAAAGCCTGGGACTTTTCATCGACATTTAATCAATACAAATATCACGTTGGCCCCATCGTTTTTAATAAAGATTTTAACGCGGCCTATTTTACACTTACCAACCCGGTTAAGTCAAAGCATATCGCCCGGGAAAAAGAAGGCGAAAAGCCAAGTATCGTTTACGGTTATAGGAGGTTAGAGCTATATTATACCGAGAAAGATAGTAGCTCCGGTATTTGGAAGCAACCCGTACCCTTCCCATATAATAATCCCGGTGCATATTCTTTAGGACAGGCTGCTTTTAGCGGCGATGGACAAACTATTTATTTTACTTCTGATATGCCCGGAGGCCAAGGAGGAACAGACATATGGTACAGTACGCGGCAGCCGGATGGTACATGGTCTCAGCCAGTTAATTGCGGGGCAACCATCAATACGCCGGAAGATGAAGCGTTCCCGACTATAAGCGGTAATAATTTATACTTCTCCAGTAAGGGTTGGAGCGGCATGGGTGGATATGATATCTTTCGTTCCACCGGCTTTAAGACAAACTGGTCAAGCCCCGAGAACTTGAAATACCCTACAAACTCCCCGGCGGATGATTTTTATTATAATGTCAATCAGAATGGCTTTACATATTTTGCTTCCAACCGTGCCGGTGGTATGGGGAGCGATGATATATATGCCCTTGCAACACCAACGGTGATCGAAACTATCCCTAGAAAGCCGATTATTACATTGATCGGAACGGTCTGTCCATCGATCCCGGGGGCATGTATTTATATTTATAATAAGCAAAGGCAAGTAGGGTGGTGTTTTATTGGCCATCCTAACCGGGAGATCGTACTCACCTTGGAACCGGACACCGATTACGAAATCAGGGTGACAATGCCGGGTGGACCAACGCATTATACGGAATTTACTACCCGTGGAGAGGAGCCCAATGCGATCATCAGGAAAGCTATTTGTATAGAGTAA
- a CDS encoding AsmA family protein: MKKWLKLLIWIIGVSIGLIIILWLGLALIIQQQKKALLSQINDKLNEELEANVTIADIEPTLLRSFPNISVALIDVSIKDSLWNSHRRSLLEVKNIFLKVNTFSILKKKIDIKEVSFEDGQVYLYTDSTGYTNTSAFKLKDAADAGQPKKNRLLDIQHLVFKDMQLFIEHVPRHKYFHIDIKSMSGEVIPKDSVLDIRLVNDIHLPNIEFNQEKGSFFKDKRLWGKLYLKYHTPSQLMEVPQQDIHIDMQTYNITGSFSFLKDHKNWQLYIIANKLPFQEGLSILSSNISSKLDTIEFEKPLDIRASLNGILRYPDTPLIHVQWQTLNNNLLVKGSPLTDCSFHGEFYNEVVPGLGHNDPNSMIRIEDMKAKYFGVPFQADSVTIHNLTQPVLKALFRSSFRLSNLNELTAGTFKFDSGHATALLRYEGGILPSDTIIPTINGNLNLENGAFEYLPRNIKVQRCNVILNFKDTDLYMDNFILQTKSSKLALNGIIKNITTLYFNAPEKALISWNIESPKVDLNEFKFLLAQRKKITPARKHQVMSRFTKQLDAFLDASNVEMDVNIDEVNYRHFKAANVHSFVGINQDAITLKKLGVQHAGGKILVDGKIGLGQSQNPFNLDASIQQVHINQLFYAFENFGIDALTSNNLKGIFSANANITGKIKDNGELLPHSFFGKIKFDLRKGALLNFGPLEDISKFIFKKRNLDNVEFERIQNTLELKGDKIIIPPMQISSSAINLDVEGVYGIVKGTDIYMTVPLRNPKKDEGLSKEEKAKRRNKGIVLHLHATDDGQDDGKVKIKLGKKKDK; encoded by the coding sequence ATGAAGAAATGGCTCAAATTATTAATATGGATAATAGGCGTATCTATAGGATTAATTATTATACTTTGGTTAGGACTTGCCTTAATAATCCAACAACAGAAAAAGGCTTTATTAAGTCAAATCAATGATAAGCTCAATGAAGAACTGGAAGCGAATGTAACCATAGCAGATATAGAACCCACCCTGCTTAGAAGTTTCCCCAACATTTCCGTCGCATTAATAGATGTCAGTATTAAAGATAGCCTTTGGAATAGCCATAGGAGGTCACTATTAGAAGTCAAAAACATCTTTTTGAAAGTTAATACCTTTTCCATTTTAAAAAAGAAAATTGACATCAAGGAAGTTTCTTTTGAAGATGGACAGGTGTATTTGTATACTGATTCTACCGGCTATACGAATACCAGCGCTTTCAAATTAAAAGACGCGGCCGATGCGGGACAGCCCAAGAAAAATCGTTTACTGGATATACAGCATCTCGTATTTAAGGATATGCAATTATTTATCGAGCATGTGCCCAGGCATAAATATTTTCATATCGACATCAAATCGATGAGTGGGGAAGTTATACCTAAAGATAGCGTGCTGGATATTCGCCTGGTAAATGATATTCATTTGCCCAATATTGAATTTAACCAGGAAAAGGGATCATTTTTTAAAGATAAAAGGTTGTGGGGTAAGCTTTACCTGAAGTATCACACCCCCTCCCAACTAATGGAAGTCCCGCAGCAGGATATCCATATTGATATGCAAACTTACAATATAACAGGTTCATTTTCCTTCTTGAAGGATCATAAAAATTGGCAACTCTACATCATAGCGAATAAACTGCCGTTTCAAGAGGGATTATCAATCTTATCTTCCAATATCTCCAGCAAACTTGATACGATCGAGTTTGAAAAGCCGCTGGACATAAGAGCGTCTTTGAATGGCATCTTGAGATACCCAGATACTCCCCTAATACATGTGCAATGGCAAACCTTGAACAACAACCTGCTGGTTAAAGGTAGCCCGTTGACGGATTGTAGTTTTCACGGGGAGTTTTACAACGAAGTAGTGCCGGGGTTGGGGCATAATGATCCCAATTCAATGATCAGGATTGAAGATATGAAGGCCAAGTACTTCGGCGTTCCTTTCCAAGCAGATTCCGTCACCATTCATAATTTAACCCAACCGGTGCTGAAAGCCTTGTTCAGATCTTCCTTCCGCTTAAGCAACCTCAACGAACTAACAGCGGGAACATTTAAATTTGATTCCGGTCATGCCACGGCATTGTTGAGATATGAAGGCGGCATATTACCATCTGATACCATCATTCCAACTATCAATGGAAACCTAAACCTGGAAAATGGCGCCTTTGAATATCTCCCCAGGAATATCAAGGTGCAAAGGTGTAATGTTATATTAAATTTTAAGGATACCGACCTGTACATGGATAATTTCATCTTGCAAACAAAATCCAGCAAGCTTGCTTTAAATGGTATTATTAAAAACATTACCACTCTTTATTTTAACGCACCCGAAAAAGCGCTGATATCATGGAATATAGAAAGCCCCAAGGTAGATCTCAACGAATTCAAATTCTTATTAGCACAACGTAAAAAAATTACCCCGGCCAGGAAACACCAGGTAATGAGCCGTTTTACCAAGCAACTGGATGCTTTCCTCGATGCCAGCAACGTGGAAATGGACGTAAATATTGACGAGGTGAACTACCGGCACTTTAAAGCAGCCAATGTCCATTCTTTCGTTGGCATCAACCAGGATGCTATAACTTTAAAGAAACTGGGCGTACAACATGCCGGCGGCAAAATTTTAGTGGACGGGAAAATCGGGCTGGGACAAAGCCAGAACCCTTTTAACTTGGATGCTTCGATTCAGCAAGTACATATCAACCAGTTGTTTTACGCTTTCGAGAACTTCGGGATAGATGCGCTCACCAGCAATAATTTAAAAGGTATTTTCTCTGCCAATGCAAATATTACCGGGAAAATAAAAGATAACGGGGAATTGTTGCCACATTCTTTTTTCGGGAAGATTAAATTCGATTTAAGAAAAGGCGCCCTCTTGAACTTTGGTCCTTTAGAAGATATCAGCAAGTTTATATTTAAGAAAAGGAATTTGGATAATGTTGAATTTGAAAGGATTCAAAATACCTTGGAATTAAAAGGTGATAAAATCATCATTCCCCCCATGCAAATTTCCAGCTCCGCTATTAATTTAGACGTTGAAGGCGTATATGGAATCGTTAAAGGTACTGATATATATATGACGGTGCCCTTACGGAATCCAAAGAAAGATGAAGGCTTGAGTAAAGAAGAGAAAGCGAAAAGGAGAAACAAGGGGATCGTGTTGCACTTGCATGCCACCGATGATGGGCAAGATGACGGGAAAGTAAAGATAAAACTGGGAAAGAAAAAAGATAAATAA